The Hippoglossus stenolepis isolate QCI-W04-F060 chromosome 11, HSTE1.2, whole genome shotgun sequence genome includes a window with the following:
- the LOC118118349 gene encoding endophilin-A2 isoform X1, whose protein sequence is MSVAGFKKQFYKASQLMSEKVGGAEGTKLDEDFRDLERRADITSKAVVEVINKTSEYLQPNPATRAKLSMLTTVSKMRGQLNSPGYPQPEGLLGECMTKYGRDMGEDTNFGGALVDIGESMKRMAEVKDSLDIDVKQNFIDPLQAVAEKDIKDIQHHLKKLEGRRLDYDYKKKRQGKIQDEEIRQSLEKFHESKEMAESSMHNLLETDVEQVSQLSSFVESLLQYHKQASQVLEELSDKLRERVNDAQNRPRREYVPKPRPEFDYGDLEPSNGGYSPAAINPPAYSPDPEQYHGTSFQRNSVRSKPPEPCCKALYDFEPENEGELGFHEGDIITLVSQIDENWFEGTLHGKSGYFPNNYVEVVVPITH, encoded by the exons ATGTCCGTCGCAGGATTCAAGAAGCAGTTTTACAAAGCGAGCCAG TTGATGAGCGAAAAGGTTGGAGGTGCAGAGGGAACCAAACTGGATGAAGACTTCAGGGACCTCGAGAGG AGAGCAGATATTACCAGCAAAGCAGTGGTGGAAGTCATCAATAAAACATCGGAGTATCTGCAGCCCAACCCAGCAACCAGAGCTAAGCTTTCCATGCTCACCACAGTGTCCAAAATGCGCGGACAGCTGAATAGTCCTGGCTACCCACAGCCTGAGGGCCTCCTGGGGGAGTGCATGACAAAGTATGGACGGGATATGGGCGAAGACACTAACTTTG GTGGGGCTCTTGTAGACATAGGGGAGTCCATGAAGAGGATGGCTGAGGTCAAGGACTCTCTGGATATCGACGTGAAGCAGAACTTTATTGACCCACTGCAGGCGGTTGCTGAGAAGGATATCAAAGACATTCAG caccACCTGAAGAAGCTGGAGGGTCGTCGTCTGGACTATGATTATAAAAAGAAACGTCAAGGTAAAATCCAGGATGAGGAGATCAGACAGTCCCTGGAGAAGTTCCATGAGTCCAAAGAGATGGCTGAGAGCTCCATGCATAACCTGCTGGAAACAGAT gtggagCAGGTGAGTCAGCTGTCCTCCTTTGTGGAGTCTCTGCTGCAGTACCACAAACAGGCCTCGCAGGTCCTGGAGGAGCTTTCCGACAAACTGAGAGAAAG GGTGAATGACGCTCAGAACCGTCCAAGACGTGAATACGTACCCAAACCCAGACCAGAATTTGACTATGGAGACTTGGAGCCATCCAACGGAGGATACTCACCTGCTGCAATAAACCCTCCGGCTTACTCTCCAG ATCCAGAACAATATCATGGTACTTCCTTCCAAAGAAACTCCGTCAGGAGCAAGCCAC ccGAGCCATGCTGTAAAGCCCTGTATGACTTCGAACCAGAGAACGAAGGTGAGCTGGGCTTCCACGAGGGTGACATCATCACCTTGGTCAGTCAAATCGATGAGAACTGGTTCGAGGGCACCTTGCATGGAAAGTCAGGATACTTCCCCAACAACTACGTCGAAGTGGTGGTGCCGATAACGCACTAA
- the LOC118118349 gene encoding endophilin-A2 isoform X2 yields the protein MSVAGFKKQFYKASQLMSEKVGGAEGTKLDEDFRDLERRADITSKAVVEVINKTSEYLQPNPATRAKLSMLTTVSKMRGQLNSPGYPQPEGLLGECMTKYGRDMGEDTNFGGALVDIGESMKRMAEVKDSLDIDVKQNFIDPLQAVAEKDIKDIQHHLKKLEGRRLDYDYKKKRQGKIQDEEIRQSLEKFHESKEMAESSMHNLLETDVEQVSQLSSFVESLLQYHKQASQVLEELSDKLRERVNDAQNRPRREYVPKPRPEFDYGDLEPSNGGYSPAAINPPAYSPAEPCCKALYDFEPENEGELGFHEGDIITLVSQIDENWFEGTLHGKSGYFPNNYVEVVVPITH from the exons ATGTCCGTCGCAGGATTCAAGAAGCAGTTTTACAAAGCGAGCCAG TTGATGAGCGAAAAGGTTGGAGGTGCAGAGGGAACCAAACTGGATGAAGACTTCAGGGACCTCGAGAGG AGAGCAGATATTACCAGCAAAGCAGTGGTGGAAGTCATCAATAAAACATCGGAGTATCTGCAGCCCAACCCAGCAACCAGAGCTAAGCTTTCCATGCTCACCACAGTGTCCAAAATGCGCGGACAGCTGAATAGTCCTGGCTACCCACAGCCTGAGGGCCTCCTGGGGGAGTGCATGACAAAGTATGGACGGGATATGGGCGAAGACACTAACTTTG GTGGGGCTCTTGTAGACATAGGGGAGTCCATGAAGAGGATGGCTGAGGTCAAGGACTCTCTGGATATCGACGTGAAGCAGAACTTTATTGACCCACTGCAGGCGGTTGCTGAGAAGGATATCAAAGACATTCAG caccACCTGAAGAAGCTGGAGGGTCGTCGTCTGGACTATGATTATAAAAAGAAACGTCAAGGTAAAATCCAGGATGAGGAGATCAGACAGTCCCTGGAGAAGTTCCATGAGTCCAAAGAGATGGCTGAGAGCTCCATGCATAACCTGCTGGAAACAGAT gtggagCAGGTGAGTCAGCTGTCCTCCTTTGTGGAGTCTCTGCTGCAGTACCACAAACAGGCCTCGCAGGTCCTGGAGGAGCTTTCCGACAAACTGAGAGAAAG GGTGAATGACGCTCAGAACCGTCCAAGACGTGAATACGTACCCAAACCCAGACCAGAATTTGACTATGGAGACTTGGAGCCATCCAACGGAGGATACTCACCTGCTGCAATAAACCCTCCGGCTTACTCTCCAG ccGAGCCATGCTGTAAAGCCCTGTATGACTTCGAACCAGAGAACGAAGGTGAGCTGGGCTTCCACGAGGGTGACATCATCACCTTGGTCAGTCAAATCGATGAGAACTGGTTCGAGGGCACCTTGCATGGAAAGTCAGGATACTTCCCCAACAACTACGTCGAAGTGGTGGTGCCGATAACGCACTAA
- the LOC118118348 gene encoding nuclear receptor ROR-beta produces the protein MRAQIEVIPCKICGDKSSGIHYGVITCEGCKGFFRRSQQNNAMYSCSRQRNCLIDRTNRNRCQHCRLQKCLALGMSRDAVKFGRMSKKQRDSLYAEVQKHQKAQECAGSGGKGSTTLSLPRDDGVCGGSGEDGEEGLSRSYSSGGSSSTISDLDDIAALPDLFDLPLTPEEASEYCSLELLGGGTSTGNTSNSSSSSSSSSSSLSNQNSPQQTVLDGTDGTGIQLLHTNSHTHVLLGHTLLDHLPDDCSITDLERITQSIVKSHLETCQYSAEDMKRFTWVQYTPEETRAFQNKSAEWMWQQCAHHITNAIQYVVEFAKRITGFMDLCQNDQIILLKAGCLEVLLIRMCRAFNVNNNTIFFNGKFAPAQFFKALGCDDLVSAVIDLGKGLCRLQLSDEEMALLSAAVLLSSDRPWLTEGQKIQKLQDKVYLALQHSLQKSGASDEKLDKMMSKLPIMKSICNLHIDKLEFFRLVHPETAFSFPPLYREVFGSEMSLPDSTDS, from the exons ATGAGGG CTCAGATAGAGGTCATCCCCTGTAAGATCTGTGGGGACAAGTCCTCAGGAATCCACTACGGAGTCATCACCTGCGAAGGCTGCAAG gGTTTCTTTCGGCGCAGCCAGCAGAACAATGCCATGTACTCATGTTCCCGCCAGAGGAACTGCCTGATTGACCGAACTAACCGTAACCGCTGCCAGCACTGCCGCCTACAGAAGTGTCTGGCTTTGGGCATGAGCAGAGATG ccgtGAAGTTTGGTCGCATGTCGAAGAAGCAGCGCGACAGCCTCTACGCTGAAGTGCAGAAGCACCAGAAGGCCCAGGAGTGTGCGGGCTCTGGAGGCAAAGGCTCCACCACTCTGTCTTTACCCAGGGACGATGGAGTCTGCGGAGGCAGTGGGGAGGACGGTGAAGAGGGCCTGAGCCGGTCCTACAGCAGCGGGGGCTCCAGCTCCACCATCAGCGACCTAGACGACATCGCAGCGCTGCCTGACCTGTTCGATCTGCCGCTGACCCCCGAGGAGGCCAGCGAGTACTGCAGCCTGGAGCTGCTCGGCGGGGGCACAAGCACCGGCAACACCTCCAACtcatcgtcctcctcttcttcctcctcctcatccttgtCCAATCAGAATTCCCCACAGCAGACTGTACTGGACGGGACGGACGGCACTGGGATACAACTCCTgcacacaaactctcacacgCATGTGCTGCTGGGACACACACTGCTGGACCATCTGCCTGATGACTGCTCAATAACAGACCTTG AGCGCATCACTCAGAGTATTGTTAAGTCTCACTTAGAGACGTGTCAGTACAGCGCTGAAGACATGAAGAGATTCACCTGGGTACAATACACTCCTGAGGAAACACGTGCTTTTCAGAACAAG TCAGCTGAGTGGATGTGGCAGCAGTGTGCCCACCACATCACCAACGCCATCCAGTACGTGGTGGAGTTTGCAAAACGCATCACTGGCTTTATGGACCTATGCCAGAACGATCAGATAATACTGCTCAAAGCAG GCTGCCTGGAGGTGCTGCTGATACGTATGTGCCGAGCGTTCAACGTCAACAACAATACCATCTTCTTCAACGGAAAGTTCGCTCCGGCCCAGTTCTTCAAAGCTCTTG GTTGTGATGACCTGGTCAGTGCAGTGATCGACCTTGGAAAAGGACTCTGCCGTCTACAGCTGTCTGATGAAGAGATGGCTCTGTTAAGCGCTGCCGTCCTTCTTTCCTCAG ATCGACCCTGGTTGACAGAAGGCCAAAAGATTCAGAAACTCCAGGACAAAGTCTACCTGGCTCTGCAGCACAGTCTACAGAAGAGCGGTGCTTCTGACGAGAAACTGGACAAG ATGATGTCCAAGCTGCCCATAATGAAGTCTATCTGTAACCTCCACATCGACAAACTGGAGTTTTTCCGTTTGGTTCACCCAGAGACTGCCTTCAGCTTCCCGCCACTGTACCGGGAAGTTTTTGGCAGCGAGATGTCTCTGCCGGACTCCACAGACAGCTAG
- the stap2a gene encoding signal-transducing adaptor protein 2a, which yields MAAAPIRQRPGPGGARAPLPPCYYEGYLEKRGPKEKASRRLWTCLCGNSLYFFNNPKDTHFVEKMDLSGFVSLKDDCSRDRNLEAARLILRMKDGETKLTAPNLESRELWKGFLYSVIDLNVPSCLTLLPGQLQMLKEVVDKERSRRRIRTPTRAPPSPLSVPLVGEIPACFRPVSRTEAEVLLERHPDSGNMLLRPGRDGCSLAVTTRQDLNGSVFRHYRVTQRDQGGYVIDVENPIPCATLHEVIDALVEKTAGTLQPFLLEEPYEENITYVSANDENGERILHTAPTSPLPKAPALPPKQDRWCSSSPLSRSPAPDRRILTTSVPASPTNPMRRLILSPSPLAQTLNEELKMKLEMRRASQD from the exons ATGGCGGCTGCACCCATCAGACAGCGGCCCGGGCCGGGGGGAGCCCGGGCGCCGCTCCCGCCTTGCTACTACGAGGGATACCTGGAGAAGCGAGGACCGAAAGAAAAG GCATCCAGGCGACTGTGGACATGTCTCTGCGGGAATTCACTGTATTTCTTCAATAACCCCAAGGACACTCAT TTCGTAGAGAAGATGGATCTCAGTGGATTTGTGTCCCTGAAGGACGACTGCAGCCGGGACAGAAACCTGGAGGCGGCCAGACTCATCCTACGCATGAAGGATGGGGAAACCAAACTTACA GCACCTAACCTAGAATCAAGGGAGCTGTGGAAAGGTTTCCTCTACTCTGTGATTGAT CTCAATGTGCCGTCCTGTCTGACGTTGCTGCCGGGCCAGCTGCAGATGCTGAAGGAGGTGGTGGACAAAGAGAGGTCCAGGCGGAGGATTCGAACACCTACACGTGCTCCTCCCTCCCCGCTCTCTGTGCCTTTAGTAGGAGAGATCCCAGC GTGCTTTCGCCCAGTGTCGCGGACAGAGGCTGAAGTCCTCCTGGAGCGACACCCAGACAGTGGCAACATGCTGCTCCGTCCAGGCAGAGATGGATGCTCGCTGGCTGTCACCACTCGACAAGACCTCAACGG GTCGGTGTTCAGACATTACCGTGTGACTCAGAGGGACCAAGGCGGTTATGTCATCGATGTAGAAAATCCT atTCCCTGTGCTACACTTCACGAGGTCATTGACGCCCTGGTAGAGAAGACGGCAGGAACTCTTCAACCGTTCCTACTGGAGGAGCCATATGAGGAGAATATCA CATACGTTTCTGCCAATGATGAGAATGGAGAAAGGATCCTCCACACTGCCCCCACCAGCCCCCTTCCAAAGGCTCCTGCCCTGCCGCCAAAACAAG ATCGGTGGTGCAGCAGTAGTCCCCTGTCCAGGTCCCCCGCCCCAGACCGCCGTATCCTGACCACGTCTGTACCGGCCTCGCCCACCAACCCGATGAGACGACTCATCCTTTCTCCTTCACCTCTTGCACAGA CGCTCAACGAGGAACTCAAAATGAAGCTGGAGATGAGACGAGCCAGTCAGGACTGA